In Janthinobacterium sp. J1-1, a single genomic region encodes these proteins:
- a CDS encoding class I SAM-dependent methyltransferase, protein MPDTPTSTVHPQIHWSENGVEQSARWRSESGMPPPKRVVIADDRTTADQAYRLACEGTAMLWRGDFQNARQLLQALARRADHKNDKPSKKALAAKLAKPEPTATEAFHLHRQAQSQRARTLAMLLLPFDADYTIPLRRAPDVKLACNEAYGRGETPFVASLRELLGLIGAHEWRRTGVELPALGQRIHPHYGVFAPIRGEYVGLVADAPLPPRASLAFDIGTGTGVLAAVLAQRGVKRIVATDQDPRALSCARENLARLDLAGQVEVIQADLFPPGRAPLVVCNPPWLPARPSSPIEYAVYDPDSRMLRGFLAGLKDHLEPAGEGWLILSDLAEHLGLRPRAQLLEWIAAAGLKVVDRLDVAPTHPRAQDATDSLHAARSKEITSLWRLAAA, encoded by the coding sequence ATGCCTGACACCCCTACTTCCACCGTTCATCCGCAGATCCACTGGAGCGAAAACGGCGTCGAACAATCCGCCCGCTGGCGCTCGGAAAGCGGCATGCCGCCACCCAAGCGCGTCGTCATCGCCGACGACCGCACGACGGCCGACCAGGCCTACCGCCTGGCCTGCGAAGGCACGGCCATGCTGTGGCGCGGCGACTTCCAGAACGCGCGCCAGCTGCTGCAGGCGCTGGCCCGCCGCGCCGACCACAAGAACGACAAGCCCAGCAAGAAAGCCCTGGCCGCCAAGCTGGCAAAGCCAGAACCCACCGCCACCGAAGCATTCCACTTGCATCGCCAGGCCCAGTCGCAGCGCGCCCGCACGCTGGCCATGCTGCTGCTGCCATTCGACGCCGACTACACGATTCCATTGCGCCGCGCACCCGACGTGAAACTCGCCTGCAATGAAGCCTATGGCCGTGGCGAAACGCCGTTTGTCGCCTCGCTGCGCGAACTGCTGGGCCTGATCGGCGCCCACGAATGGCGCCGCACCGGCGTCGAGCTGCCGGCCCTGGGCCAGCGCATCCACCCGCACTACGGCGTGTTCGCGCCGATCCGCGGCGAATACGTGGGCCTGGTGGCCGACGCGCCGCTGCCGCCGCGCGCCAGCCTCGCCTTCGATATCGGCACCGGCACCGGCGTGCTGGCGGCCGTGCTGGCACAGCGCGGCGTGAAGCGCATCGTCGCCACCGACCAGGACCCGCGCGCCCTGTCCTGCGCCCGCGAAAACCTGGCGCGCCTCGACCTGGCGGGCCAGGTGGAAGTGATCCAGGCCGACCTGTTCCCGCCTGGCCGCGCGCCGCTGGTGGTGTGCAACCCACCGTGGCTGCCGGCCCGCCCCAGCTCGCCGATCGAATACGCCGTCTACGACCCCGACAGCCGCATGCTGCGCGGTTTCCTGGCCGGCCTGAAGGATCACCTGGAGCCGGCCGGCGAAGGCTGGCTGATCCTGTCCGACCTGGCCGAACACCTGGGCCTGCGCCCGCGCGCGCAGCTGCTGGAATGGATCGCCGCCGCCGGACTGAAAGTAGTTGACCGCCTGGACGTGGCCCCCACCCACCCGCGCGCGCAAGACGCCACCGACAGCCTGCATGCGGCCCGCTCGAAGGAAATCACCTCATTGTGGCGCCTGGCGGCGGCCTGA
- a CDS encoding sigma-70 family RNA polymerase sigma factor yields the protein MLSAHPPQSDIQTLYSEHHGWLLHWLKRRLHDAGLAGDLAQDTFIKVLVARSHADIIATRPFLATIAKRLLANHCRREELERAYVDALLHLPQASAPSPESMSIVLESLQLIDRALGKLPAKARSAFLMAHLEGLSYAEIAAELGTSTHSVKKYLTKANLLCFFAVPDFAAA from the coding sequence ATGCTGTCCGCCCACCCTCCGCAGTCCGACATCCAGACCCTGTACAGCGAGCACCACGGCTGGCTGCTGCACTGGCTCAAGCGCCGCCTGCACGACGCGGGGCTGGCGGGCGACCTGGCGCAGGATACCTTCATCAAGGTGCTGGTGGCGCGCAGCCATGCCGACATCATTGCGACTCGCCCTTTCCTGGCCACCATCGCCAAGCGCCTGCTGGCCAACCATTGCCGGCGCGAGGAACTCGAACGCGCCTATGTCGACGCCCTGCTGCACCTGCCGCAGGCCAGCGCGCCGTCGCCGGAAAGCATGAGCATCGTGCTCGAATCGCTGCAGCTGATCGACCGCGCGCTGGGCAAGCTGCCGGCGAAAGCCAGGTCGGCGTTTCTGATGGCGCACCTGGAAGGCCTGAGCTACGCCGAGATCGCGGCCGAACTGGGCACCAGCACGCACTCGGTCAAAAAATACCTGACCAAGGCCAATCTGCTGTGCTTTTTTGCCGTGCCCGATTTTGCGGCCGCCTGA
- a CDS encoding FecR domain-containing protein, with product MRSAPQQVYAGGQPIDLKIAMQAAEWLTTMMSGQATTAEHHAWSRWRAQHPDHERAWTHIEKVSGGFRDLDAQASRKALTARPGARRQGLKLAMVLAAFGATGALGLRTQPARTALADLSTGVGQRRELLLADGSRLHLNAYSAVNLHYSASERRLELLKGEVFIATAKEHGRPYRPFLVETAHGQAQALGTRYSVRQETDHTLVAVEQGAVRLSARDSGASQVIQAGQGARMTAQRVDAAQAVSPDVWGWRQGLLLADGMPLRDFLRQLGHYRHGLLGCDDAVAGLRISGVFPLQDTEAVLQSLPNSLPVDIHFRTRFWVRVQARTRR from the coding sequence ATGCGCAGTGCCCCGCAACAGGTGTACGCCGGCGGCCAGCCGATCGACCTGAAGATCGCCATGCAGGCCGCCGAATGGCTGACCACCATGATGAGCGGCCAGGCGACAACGGCCGAACACCACGCCTGGAGCCGCTGGCGCGCCCAGCATCCCGACCATGAGCGGGCCTGGACCCATATCGAAAAAGTCAGCGGCGGCTTTCGCGATCTCGATGCGCAGGCCAGCCGCAAGGCGCTCACCGCGCGTCCCGGCGCGCGCCGGCAGGGACTCAAGCTGGCCATGGTGCTGGCGGCATTCGGCGCGACCGGCGCGCTGGGCCTGCGCACGCAGCCCGCGCGCACCGCGCTGGCCGACCTGTCCACCGGCGTCGGCCAGCGCCGCGAACTGCTGCTGGCCGACGGCAGCCGCCTGCACCTGAACGCCTACAGCGCCGTCAATCTGCATTACAGCGCCAGCGAGCGGCGCCTCGAACTGCTCAAGGGCGAAGTCTTTATCGCCACCGCAAAGGAGCACGGCCGGCCCTACCGTCCCTTCCTGGTCGAGACCGCGCACGGCCAGGCGCAGGCGCTGGGCACGCGCTATTCGGTGCGCCAGGAAACCGACCACACCCTGGTCGCCGTCGAACAGGGCGCGGTGCGCTTGAGCGCGCGCGACAGCGGCGCCAGCCAGGTGATCCAGGCTGGCCAGGGCGCCCGCATGACGGCGCAGCGTGTCGACGCCGCGCAAGCCGTGTCGCCCGACGTGTGGGGCTGGCGCCAGGGGCTGCTGCTGGCCGACGGCATGCCGTTGCGCGACTTCCTGCGCCAGCTGGGCCACTACCGCCACGGCCTGCTCGGCTGCGACGATGCGGTGGCAGGCCTGCGCATTTCCGGCGTGTTTCCGCTGCAGGACACGGAAGCGGTGCTGCAGTCGCTGCCCAACTCGCTGCCCGTGGATATTCACTTTCGCACGCGTTTCTGGGTGCGGGTGCAGGCAAGAACACGGCGCTGA